Proteins encoded in a region of the Fundulus heteroclitus isolate FHET01 chromosome 2, MU-UCD_Fhet_4.1, whole genome shotgun sequence genome:
- the caprin1b gene encoding caprin-1b isoform X1 produces MPSAMNANRTLESASPEVGSAPGSMGGCGQSEVLKQVLCVIDKKVRNMEKKKSKLDDYKVRKNKGEGLNQDQLEALSKYQEVTNNLEFARELHKTFITLGQDIQKVVKKSARREQLQREEAEQRRLKTVLELQFLLDRLGDEAVRQELRQGVGGLPLLSDAELATFDEFYKLVGPERDQDVRLADQYKEASVHLWDLLEGKDKAVVGTTYKALKETLDQVLLSGYFDRVPSHQNGVCEEEEEEEPAAVAAAPAAPVAESPEAEEPTVDPETEVSEEFTEAITVETTEFINRQFIPDSSYSGSEKEQGDEWTREPEAVSALQQQQQQPVPPTAPPVALDTHPMNLASPVPPTDPMVRKQVVQDLMAQMQGTYNFMQDSMLDFDGQPIDPAIVSAQPMKPAQTIDVPQMVCPPVHPESRPAQPTSVLVQPEPTQVPIVSPTPPPLYQTSHTPDPRPATEPIDPIQTSMSLSSEQPPPSTALPPASQTQVFQPVSKAPHSSGINVNAAPFQSMQTVFNLNAPVPPANETEALNQANQYQNSYSPAFSSQSQHSVEQTEIQPEQLQSVVGAFHSQDQTVGHQQAPQQAAAFNRQPQSFYNSRGMSRGGPRNARGMINGYRGSSNGFRGGYEGYRPPFAGTANSGYGQPQFNTPRDYSNGSYQRDGYQQNYKRGAGQGPRGVTRSSAQAMRS; encoded by the exons ATGCCCTCAGCAATGAACGCAAACAGGACGTTGGAATCCGCCAGCCCAGAGGTGGGATCCGCTCCAGGATCAATGGGCGGCTGTGGACAGTCGGAGGTCTTGAAGCAAGTGCTGTGCGTCATCGACAAGAAGGTCCGCAACATGGAGAAAAAGAAG AGCAAACTGGACGACTATAAAGTCAGGAAGAACAAGGGGGAGGGTCTCAACCAGGACCAGCTG GAGGCTCTGTCCAAGTACCAAGAAGTCACGAACAACTTGGAATTCGCCCGGGAGTTGCACAAGACGTTTATTACATTGGGACAAGAT ATCCAGAAGGTGGTGAAGAAGTCGGCACGGCGGGAGCAGCTGCAGCGAGAGGAGGCGGAGCAGAGGAGGCTCAAGACCGTCCTGGAGTTGCAGTTTCTCCTGGACCGGCTGGGCGACGAGGCCGTACGGCAGGAGCTGAGGCAGGGGGTGGGCGGCTTGCCGCTCCTGTCGGACGCAGAGCTCGCTACTTTTGACGAGTTCTATAAGTTGGTGGGACCAGAACGGGATCAGGACGTGAG GTTGGCTGACCAGTACAAGGAAGCGTCTGTGCACCTTTGGGACCTGCTTGAAGGGAAGGACAAGGCTGTGGTTGGAACGACAT ACAAGGCACTGAAAGAGACTTTGgaccaggttctgctgagtGGGTACTTTGACCGGGTTCCATCTCACCAAAATGGAGtgtgtgaggaagaggaggaagaagagccagCAGCTGTAGCAGCGGCACCAGCGGCCCCAGTCGCCGAATCACCAGAGGCAGAAGAGCCCACAGTTGACCCAG AAACTGAAGTCAGCGAGGAATTTACAGAGGCCATCACAGTGGAAACCACAGAG TTCATAAACAGACAGTTCATTCCAGACAGTTCTTACAGCGGCAGTGAAAAGGAGCAGGGAGACGAGTGGACCAGGGAACCAGAG GCTGTCAGtgccttgcagcagcagcagcaacaacccgTACCGCCCACAGCCCCCCCTGTCGCTCTGGACACCCATCCCATGAACCTAGCGTCTCCCGTTCCCCCGACTGACCCCATGGTCCGCAAGCAAGTGGTGCAGGACCTGATGGCTCAGATGCAGGGGACGTACAACTTCATGCAG GACTCCATGTTGGACTTTGACGGACAGCCCATCGACCCTGCCATCGTGTCGGCGCAGCCGATGAAGCCCGCCCAGACCATAGACGTACCCCAGATGGTCTGTCCTCCGG TTCACCCCGAGTCCCGGCCTGCGCAACCCACGTCTGTTCTCGTGCAACCCGAACCCACGCAA GTCCCCATCGTCTCGCCGACACCACCGCCGTTGTATCAGACCTCTCACACACCAGATCCTCGACCCGCAACAGAGCCAATCGACCCCATCCAG ACCTCCATGTCATTGTCGTCAGAACAGCCTCCCCCCTCCACAGCTCTCCCTCCTGCCTCTCAGACGCAGGTCTTTCAGCCTGTTTCCAAAGCTCCTCACAGCAGTGGCATCAATGTCAATGCAGCTCCATTCCAGTCAATGCAAACA GTGTTCAACCTTAACGCCCCAGTCCCGCCAGCTAACGAGACGGAGGCCCTGAACCAGGCGAACCAGTACCAAAACAGCTACAGTCCAGCTTTCAGCAGCCAGTCGCAGCATTCTGTGGAGCAGACGGAGATTCAGCCTGAGCAGCTACAGTCTG tAGTCGGTGCCTTCCACTCCCAAGACCAGACGGTAGGCCATCAGCAGGCCCCTCAGCAGGCCGCTGCTTTTAACAGACAGCCTCAGTCCTTCTACAACAGCAGAGGCATGTCTCGCGGGGGACCCAGAAACGCCAGGGGCATGATCAACGGCTACAGAGGCTCTTCCAATGGATTCAGAG GTGGTTATGAAGGTTATCGCCCTCCCTTCGCCGGCACTGCCAACTCTGGATATGGACAGCCCCAGTTCAACACACCTCGGGATTACTCAAACGGCAGTTATCAGAGG GACGGTTACCAACAGAACTACAAGCGAGGGGCCGGCCAAGGACCCAGAGGAGTTACAAGAAGCAGCGCTCAAGCCATGCGATCCTGA
- the lmo2 gene encoding rhombotin-2 isoform X1, which produces MSSLSHWSCSTITTELPHVEQLNMEPVDEVLQMPPSLLTCGGCQQSIGDRFFLKAIEQYWHEDCLSCDLCGCRLGEVGRRLYYKLGRKLCRRDYLRLFGQDGLCASCEKRIRAFEMTMRVRDKVYHLECFKCAACQKHFCVGDRYLLINSDIVCEQDIFEWTKLNHSSVV; this is translated from the exons ATGTCATCTCTGAGTCATTGGAGCTGCTCAACAATAACAACCGAACTACCGCACGTGGAACAGCTGAACAT GGAGCCGGTGGACGAGGTCCTCCAGATGCCGCCCTCCCTGCTGACATGTGGCGGGTGTCAGCAGAGCATCGGGgaccggttcttcctgaaggcCATCGAGCAGTACTGGCACGAGGACTGCCTGAGCTGCGACCTGTGCGGCTGTCGGCTCGGAGAGGTTGGCCGGAGGCTTTACTACAAGCTGGGAAGAAAATTATGTCGTCGGGATTATCTCAG GCTCTTCGGTCAGGATGGTCTCTGCGCCTCCTGCGAAAAGAGGATCCGGGCGTTCGAGATGACGATGCGGGTGCGGGACAAGGTTTACCATCTCGAGTGCTTCAAGTGTGCTGCCTGCCAGAAGCACTTCTGCGTGGGGGATCGCTACCTTCTCATCAACTCGGACATCGTGTGCGAGCAGGACATCTTTGAGTGGACCAAGCTCAACCATAGCAGCGTGGTTTAG
- the caprin1b gene encoding caprin-1b isoform X2 gives MPSAMNANRTLESASPEVGSAPGSMGGCGQSEVLKQVLCVIDKKVRNMEKKKSKLDDYKVRKNKGEGLNQDQLEALSKYQEVTNNLEFARELHKTFITLGQDIQKVVKKSARREQLQREEAEQRRLKTVLELQFLLDRLGDEAVRQELRQGVGGLPLLSDAELATFDEFYKLVGPERDQDVRLADQYKEASVHLWDLLEGKDKAVVGTTYKALKETLDQVLLSGYFDRVPSHQNGVCEEEEEEEPAAVAAAPAAPVAESPEAEEPTVDPETEVSEEFTEAITVETTEFINRQFIPDSSYSGSEKEQGDEWTREPEAVSALQQQQQQPVPPTAPPVALDTHPMNLASPVPPTDPMVRKQVVQDLMAQMQGTYNFMQDSMLDFDGQPIDPAIVSAQPMKPAQTIDVPQMVCPPVHPESRPAQPTSVLVQPEPTQVPIVSPTPPPLYQTSHTPDPRPATEPIDPIQTSMSLSSEQPPPSTALPPASQTQVFQPVSKAPHSSGINVNAAPFQSMQTVFNLNAPVPPANETEALNQANQYQNSYSPAFSSQSQHSVEQTEIQPEQLQSVGAFHSQDQTVGHQQAPQQAAAFNRQPQSFYNSRGMSRGGPRNARGMINGYRGSSNGFRGGYEGYRPPFAGTANSGYGQPQFNTPRDYSNGSYQRDGYQQNYKRGAGQGPRGVTRSSAQAMRS, from the exons ATGCCCTCAGCAATGAACGCAAACAGGACGTTGGAATCCGCCAGCCCAGAGGTGGGATCCGCTCCAGGATCAATGGGCGGCTGTGGACAGTCGGAGGTCTTGAAGCAAGTGCTGTGCGTCATCGACAAGAAGGTCCGCAACATGGAGAAAAAGAAG AGCAAACTGGACGACTATAAAGTCAGGAAGAACAAGGGGGAGGGTCTCAACCAGGACCAGCTG GAGGCTCTGTCCAAGTACCAAGAAGTCACGAACAACTTGGAATTCGCCCGGGAGTTGCACAAGACGTTTATTACATTGGGACAAGAT ATCCAGAAGGTGGTGAAGAAGTCGGCACGGCGGGAGCAGCTGCAGCGAGAGGAGGCGGAGCAGAGGAGGCTCAAGACCGTCCTGGAGTTGCAGTTTCTCCTGGACCGGCTGGGCGACGAGGCCGTACGGCAGGAGCTGAGGCAGGGGGTGGGCGGCTTGCCGCTCCTGTCGGACGCAGAGCTCGCTACTTTTGACGAGTTCTATAAGTTGGTGGGACCAGAACGGGATCAGGACGTGAG GTTGGCTGACCAGTACAAGGAAGCGTCTGTGCACCTTTGGGACCTGCTTGAAGGGAAGGACAAGGCTGTGGTTGGAACGACAT ACAAGGCACTGAAAGAGACTTTGgaccaggttctgctgagtGGGTACTTTGACCGGGTTCCATCTCACCAAAATGGAGtgtgtgaggaagaggaggaagaagagccagCAGCTGTAGCAGCGGCACCAGCGGCCCCAGTCGCCGAATCACCAGAGGCAGAAGAGCCCACAGTTGACCCAG AAACTGAAGTCAGCGAGGAATTTACAGAGGCCATCACAGTGGAAACCACAGAG TTCATAAACAGACAGTTCATTCCAGACAGTTCTTACAGCGGCAGTGAAAAGGAGCAGGGAGACGAGTGGACCAGGGAACCAGAG GCTGTCAGtgccttgcagcagcagcagcaacaacccgTACCGCCCACAGCCCCCCCTGTCGCTCTGGACACCCATCCCATGAACCTAGCGTCTCCCGTTCCCCCGACTGACCCCATGGTCCGCAAGCAAGTGGTGCAGGACCTGATGGCTCAGATGCAGGGGACGTACAACTTCATGCAG GACTCCATGTTGGACTTTGACGGACAGCCCATCGACCCTGCCATCGTGTCGGCGCAGCCGATGAAGCCCGCCCAGACCATAGACGTACCCCAGATGGTCTGTCCTCCGG TTCACCCCGAGTCCCGGCCTGCGCAACCCACGTCTGTTCTCGTGCAACCCGAACCCACGCAA GTCCCCATCGTCTCGCCGACACCACCGCCGTTGTATCAGACCTCTCACACACCAGATCCTCGACCCGCAACAGAGCCAATCGACCCCATCCAG ACCTCCATGTCATTGTCGTCAGAACAGCCTCCCCCCTCCACAGCTCTCCCTCCTGCCTCTCAGACGCAGGTCTTTCAGCCTGTTTCCAAAGCTCCTCACAGCAGTGGCATCAATGTCAATGCAGCTCCATTCCAGTCAATGCAAACA GTGTTCAACCTTAACGCCCCAGTCCCGCCAGCTAACGAGACGGAGGCCCTGAACCAGGCGAACCAGTACCAAAACAGCTACAGTCCAGCTTTCAGCAGCCAGTCGCAGCATTCTGTGGAGCAGACGGAGATTCAGCCTGAGCAGCTACAGTCTG TCGGTGCCTTCCACTCCCAAGACCAGACGGTAGGCCATCAGCAGGCCCCTCAGCAGGCCGCTGCTTTTAACAGACAGCCTCAGTCCTTCTACAACAGCAGAGGCATGTCTCGCGGGGGACCCAGAAACGCCAGGGGCATGATCAACGGCTACAGAGGCTCTTCCAATGGATTCAGAG GTGGTTATGAAGGTTATCGCCCTCCCTTCGCCGGCACTGCCAACTCTGGATATGGACAGCCCCAGTTCAACACACCTCGGGATTACTCAAACGGCAGTTATCAGAGG GACGGTTACCAACAGAACTACAAGCGAGGGGCCGGCCAAGGACCCAGAGGAGTTACAAGAAGCAGCGCTCAAGCCATGCGATCCTGA
- the lmo2 gene encoding rhombotin-2 isoform X2 yields the protein MASTIERKTLEANEEPVDEVLQMPPSLLTCGGCQQSIGDRFFLKAIEQYWHEDCLSCDLCGCRLGEVGRRLYYKLGRKLCRRDYLRLFGQDGLCASCEKRIRAFEMTMRVRDKVYHLECFKCAACQKHFCVGDRYLLINSDIVCEQDIFEWTKLNHSSVV from the exons ATGGCATCTACTATAGAGAGGAAAACACTGGAGGCCAATGA GGAGCCGGTGGACGAGGTCCTCCAGATGCCGCCCTCCCTGCTGACATGTGGCGGGTGTCAGCAGAGCATCGGGgaccggttcttcctgaaggcCATCGAGCAGTACTGGCACGAGGACTGCCTGAGCTGCGACCTGTGCGGCTGTCGGCTCGGAGAGGTTGGCCGGAGGCTTTACTACAAGCTGGGAAGAAAATTATGTCGTCGGGATTATCTCAG GCTCTTCGGTCAGGATGGTCTCTGCGCCTCCTGCGAAAAGAGGATCCGGGCGTTCGAGATGACGATGCGGGTGCGGGACAAGGTTTACCATCTCGAGTGCTTCAAGTGTGCTGCCTGCCAGAAGCACTTCTGCGTGGGGGATCGCTACCTTCTCATCAACTCGGACATCGTGTGCGAGCAGGACATCTTTGAGTGGACCAAGCTCAACCATAGCAGCGTGGTTTAG
- the caprin1b gene encoding caprin-1b isoform X3 gives MPSAMNANRTLESASPEVGSAPGSMGGCGQSEVLKQVLCVIDKKVRNMEKKKSKLDDYKVRKNKGEGLNQDQLEALSKYQEVTNNLEFARELHKTFITLGQDIQKVVKKSARREQLQREEAEQRRLKTVLELQFLLDRLGDEAVRQELRQGVGGLPLLSDAELATFDEFYKLVGPERDQDVRLADQYKEASVHLWDLLEGKDKAVVGTTYKALKETLDQVLLSGYFDRVPSHQNGVCEEEEEEEPAAVAAAPAAPVAESPEAEEPTVDPETEVSEEFTEAITVETTEFINRQFIPDSSYSGSEKEQGDEWTREPEAVSALQQQQQQPVPPTAPPVALDTHPMNLASPVPPTDPMVRKQVVQDLMAQMQGTYNFMQDSMLDFDGQPIDPAIVSAQPMKPAQTIDVPQMVCPPVHPESRPAQPTSVLVQPEPTQVPIVSPTPPPLYQTSHTPDPRPATEPIDPIQVFNLNAPVPPANETEALNQANQYQNSYSPAFSSQSQHSVEQTEIQPEQLQSVVGAFHSQDQTVGHQQAPQQAAAFNRQPQSFYNSRGMSRGGPRNARGMINGYRGSSNGFRGGYEGYRPPFAGTANSGYGQPQFNTPRDYSNGSYQRDGYQQNYKRGAGQGPRGVTRSSAQAMRS, from the exons ATGCCCTCAGCAATGAACGCAAACAGGACGTTGGAATCCGCCAGCCCAGAGGTGGGATCCGCTCCAGGATCAATGGGCGGCTGTGGACAGTCGGAGGTCTTGAAGCAAGTGCTGTGCGTCATCGACAAGAAGGTCCGCAACATGGAGAAAAAGAAG AGCAAACTGGACGACTATAAAGTCAGGAAGAACAAGGGGGAGGGTCTCAACCAGGACCAGCTG GAGGCTCTGTCCAAGTACCAAGAAGTCACGAACAACTTGGAATTCGCCCGGGAGTTGCACAAGACGTTTATTACATTGGGACAAGAT ATCCAGAAGGTGGTGAAGAAGTCGGCACGGCGGGAGCAGCTGCAGCGAGAGGAGGCGGAGCAGAGGAGGCTCAAGACCGTCCTGGAGTTGCAGTTTCTCCTGGACCGGCTGGGCGACGAGGCCGTACGGCAGGAGCTGAGGCAGGGGGTGGGCGGCTTGCCGCTCCTGTCGGACGCAGAGCTCGCTACTTTTGACGAGTTCTATAAGTTGGTGGGACCAGAACGGGATCAGGACGTGAG GTTGGCTGACCAGTACAAGGAAGCGTCTGTGCACCTTTGGGACCTGCTTGAAGGGAAGGACAAGGCTGTGGTTGGAACGACAT ACAAGGCACTGAAAGAGACTTTGgaccaggttctgctgagtGGGTACTTTGACCGGGTTCCATCTCACCAAAATGGAGtgtgtgaggaagaggaggaagaagagccagCAGCTGTAGCAGCGGCACCAGCGGCCCCAGTCGCCGAATCACCAGAGGCAGAAGAGCCCACAGTTGACCCAG AAACTGAAGTCAGCGAGGAATTTACAGAGGCCATCACAGTGGAAACCACAGAG TTCATAAACAGACAGTTCATTCCAGACAGTTCTTACAGCGGCAGTGAAAAGGAGCAGGGAGACGAGTGGACCAGGGAACCAGAG GCTGTCAGtgccttgcagcagcagcagcaacaacccgTACCGCCCACAGCCCCCCCTGTCGCTCTGGACACCCATCCCATGAACCTAGCGTCTCCCGTTCCCCCGACTGACCCCATGGTCCGCAAGCAAGTGGTGCAGGACCTGATGGCTCAGATGCAGGGGACGTACAACTTCATGCAG GACTCCATGTTGGACTTTGACGGACAGCCCATCGACCCTGCCATCGTGTCGGCGCAGCCGATGAAGCCCGCCCAGACCATAGACGTACCCCAGATGGTCTGTCCTCCGG TTCACCCCGAGTCCCGGCCTGCGCAACCCACGTCTGTTCTCGTGCAACCCGAACCCACGCAA GTCCCCATCGTCTCGCCGACACCACCGCCGTTGTATCAGACCTCTCACACACCAGATCCTCGACCCGCAACAGAGCCAATCGACCCCATCCAG GTGTTCAACCTTAACGCCCCAGTCCCGCCAGCTAACGAGACGGAGGCCCTGAACCAGGCGAACCAGTACCAAAACAGCTACAGTCCAGCTTTCAGCAGCCAGTCGCAGCATTCTGTGGAGCAGACGGAGATTCAGCCTGAGCAGCTACAGTCTG tAGTCGGTGCCTTCCACTCCCAAGACCAGACGGTAGGCCATCAGCAGGCCCCTCAGCAGGCCGCTGCTTTTAACAGACAGCCTCAGTCCTTCTACAACAGCAGAGGCATGTCTCGCGGGGGACCCAGAAACGCCAGGGGCATGATCAACGGCTACAGAGGCTCTTCCAATGGATTCAGAG GTGGTTATGAAGGTTATCGCCCTCCCTTCGCCGGCACTGCCAACTCTGGATATGGACAGCCCCAGTTCAACACACCTCGGGATTACTCAAACGGCAGTTATCAGAGG GACGGTTACCAACAGAACTACAAGCGAGGGGCCGGCCAAGGACCCAGAGGAGTTACAAGAAGCAGCGCTCAAGCCATGCGATCCTGA